The Panicum virgatum strain AP13 chromosome 3N, P.virgatum_v5, whole genome shotgun sequence genome includes the window CTAACCTCCTTTTGACAGATTATTAACTAGGTAATTACACACATATCCATATATATGAACCTATTGCAgttcattttcatttcaaacTGTGTATGTACAGGAGACACAAAAACATATATACATGATACAATATCCAATCTATTCTCACAGTTacaattttctctctcttttacaGATCAAGATGGTTTTCAGTCCACTCTCAAGTTTACAACCCAGAGACTGGCACAAGACAATCCATGTACGTGTTTGCAGAAAATGGGAATTCCATGGAAGCAATGAAAATGGTCCACTACAACACATTGATATGGTTCTTGTCGACAACCAAGTAAACCAACCACTCATCATGTTAGATGCATGCTTTTTTACCCCTTTAGAGTTATAGCAAATGCATACCTGCCTTGGTAATGTGGATTATTTATGCCAACACTGTTGGACCACATAATCTCAAGTGTTCCTGTTTTGTGTTATCTACCTATTTAAACTGTTGGCAACAAAACTTTGCATGCATTCCATCATGTATCAGTGTATTGCAGACCTGGCTTAGAATCTTGTAGTGTCAACAAGATCAAGAGCCTCCTCACAGCCTATTCGGCTGGGTACAAGTGGCTAGAGCAGCAGCTCCACCCCAGCCAGAACCACCCTGCCTATCCCCCGCTGCTCATCCATCAGTCAGCTCCAGCATCAACTTAAACCCAGCTATTTATGATGAGCCGAACAGGCTATTAGTCCTCACCCATATATCATTCAGTTAGATAACCCCTTATCCAAAACCCTAGCAACAAACAATTGACTGTTAATATAATCGATGAATATAGGATAAATGCATGTAATCAGCTGCACCATTATACATTCCATCATTCCAGATCACCTTCTAGTGCCTCCATTCATCTGAACTAGCTGATACCATGCTAAGCTATCCTCCATATGCTATTATGGTAATTAATCTATTTTTTTTAGGATGGAGTCATCATATACCTTTCTGGATGTGCAAATGCACTTCAtttaaggaaaaaaaattgttaCAGGCCATTTCCAATTATACTGTGTAACAAAATATTTGGTTTGTGTATTGTTCATTAAACAAAATCCTTCAGAAACCAAAACTAGAGCTTTACTTTTCTGTTATAAGAAAATTTCTTGAACTGTTCTTTGTTTCAAATTTCAGAAATCTGTAGGTGATTCTTCCTATTTGCAATAATTGAGCAACATAATTTGCTTTAAGCAAACTTTAACAAAATATGGACCTTTCAGATCCATTTTTTGTGACACATAGACACATTGTGATGCCAGAGTTGTCTTATGAGGATGTCCCTCTAAGATTCTGTTTGATATTATGGTGACACTTCCAAAACTATCTCTTTCTAGAAAAGATATTTGAAAATATGTATGTTTTCATGGATAGCTCATCATTACGAAGATGGAATAAGCAGAATAATAATAATCTTGAATTTCATACAACACCTAGAACTAATACcactatattttttttgtgctCACTTACAGGGAAATACCATGTACGCTGAGATACCTGCAAAAGAAGCAGACAAGCTAGGACCTATGATACAAGTGGACAGAACCTATGTTATAGCTCGCTTCAAAGTTtgcaatgcaaaaaaaaatttcaaatctatcccAGGTCCCTATATGCTAGAATTCACCTGCCATACCAAAATTAGTGCAGCAACCGAGCAAATAACTGGGCCTAAGTATATCTACAACCTGACTCTTTTGAAAAACTCCCAGAATTCATCAATGACACCAAAAAATTCCATGGTTAGTGTCTATACTAAATTATACGCTCTACTTTATAAGATACATTTATATGCCAACTCTAATTTTGACTGATTTTCTATTGGCAGATATCCTTGGCATTATAACAGAAATCAATGAACCAGAGTGGATTCCCTTCTCCAATCAGCCTAATCCTTCCCTACGATGTGACATCAGGTTGACAGATGGATGGTAAGCAACTCATCGAACAAAAAATATGGCATTGTTAATTTCGTACATATTCCACattaaagaaaacaaaaaactaACATATTGTCATCAGGGGCCAAGAGATAAAAATGGCAATTTGGGGTTCAAAAGCAACACAATTTAATCTCCCTGAAGATCCAAATATGGAAGACAGACCAGCTATAGTGCTATTCACAGGATGTCTAGTGAAATACTATCAAGGTATGTCATTCTCCAATCCTATAATATTTATTAAACATATTTGTCGACATAGTATTTGTATTACTAAATAACATTGCCAAAAATATTATCCCTGTAGAAAATTTTTATGTTAGTGGGTACTCTGCATGCCATTTGTATATCAATCCTGACATACCAGAAGCAGCAAGCCTACTAAACAggtataaaaaaatatattactttccctgcacatatatatatatcaacttATCACATTGTTCCATATTTACTTACTTCAAACTCTATCTGTACACTATACTGCTGTAGAACACATGGacaatcttacaagattaaaaGATCCGGCATTCCAATTGCTGAACAAAGCCTACCAGAACCTCCACCTGTACCTGATTTTCTCACGCTACAGGAAATGGAAGCTATAGACCCATACGTGTTTCCGGTAATATATATTCTAATATACAATTCCAGCAAGAAATATTTACCTCCGAACTCCATTGTTTAAACTGAAAGTTAAATCTAATATCAACCAATTGCTTATGCAGGCAACTGGATGCCGATGCACTGTTACAATTGTCCGTTTAGTTGAAACACAAAATTGGTGGTACCCAGCTTGCAACTTATGCAAAAAGTCATGCTTACCAGAAGGTTCATCTTATAGGTGTCCAAAATGTAACATATTGGACATGTACACATACAAGTAAGTTTACACATGTCATTGCATGCTTTTTCATTCCAATTACAATTAATATTTCCTCTCCCTCTCGAACAGCAACATGTTATTACTTATTTTAATAGCTACTATATAGACACATACATATTTATTGGTACCACACTAAAATACAATTGCAATTAGATACAAGCTGCCATTTTTTGCTTCCGATGGAACTGAAGAATCAGAGATGATTGCCTTCGCTGCTGTTGCTCAATCCATAGTTGGCAAACTAGTTGAAACTTTGATGAGATCAATAAGAAATAGAGACAACATTCCTCCTGATATTGCTGCCATTGTATCCTCAAAATTCACCTTCTCTGTCGCAATGGCAGAATCTAGCTTCAGTAAACCAAAGAAATCCTACCAAATCAACAGCATATTGCACAATTATGGGAAACAACGTGCTCTACCATTCCACGGTCCAAATCAAGCTCAACTGTCAAATGAACATAACCAGTTATCTGCCCAGCCTAGTGCAAGTACTTCTCCATCATACATTCCTCCTGGTAGTTCACAAAATCCTCTCCATGAAACTCCAACCAAAATACTACCACTAGACCAGATCCTCCTGCAAACTCCACCAAAAAACATAGAGATTCCTAAAAACAGCAAAGGAGATGACAGTATCATGTAAGTTCAGAACTTTCTCCATATTTTCACACtttatatataaattatataaattTTCTGTTATTGACAAGTTGCATTAATCTGAACATAAAACTTTAACCAGTGATCCTACACCATCAATCGAAGCAAAGTCAGCAAAGAAAAGACTGCACATTTCAGAAAGAGATGAAGAAAAGGTATGCATCTACATAATTGTATTAGAACAGCATCAAATTTTAGTTGTTCTAACACCTAAATTtggcaacaaaaaaaatttgatcCCTGTATTAATAATTTACTAGAATGGAGAAGAACCATATTCTGAAACAACTCTTGACCAAGAGATAGCTCAACAAACAAATCTTAACAGGCAAAGGTACTATATAATTTACAACTATATTAGTTCTTGCTTATATATTTTACAATTACTTCTATTCTTAGGATTAAATTTAATGTATGCATTTGACATACAAGGATAGCCACTAACAATTGTTAGTATCAAACTAGAGTGTCTATATACTTAACAAATGCACATACACAACCAGCCCTTATAAATATTAGAAAAAAAAGTAATGCCTCCTACTGACTATGCAAAAACAAACTCATATTGGTCTCAACCATACTAACTGGATCATATCTGCAAAATCTTTGACTTGCTAGATTCTACTTAATGCATGATCTATATTAGCACCATTAACATAGCTTATGATATGAAAATAATATGATTCAGACTTGGTTTTTTTTAGATCTATGACATATTAATATTGAGAGCTTGTAAATGACTTTATGTTTGCATACTATTGAGAGATCCTATGGTTTTAAGTTATTAAGAGCTCCTATATCATTGTTCTCAAAGAAGCTAACTGCATCTACAGATAATAAGATTCAAGGATCCATTCATGGTGACCACAGCTTTGGTTGCCCTGATTTCCATAGCTTATGTTTTATTATGTTACATAGTTGGTCCATTCGATATATAGATTGGTCATGCTATTACATCCTGAAAATTCCGACATTATTTAGAACATTCTAAATTTAAAACTCTGAAAAAAAAGGTTTTATGCAGTCAGTTTATTTTATGTGTTTAATTGATACGTCACCAACATATACATGATAAATTATATTAACCCTTTATCAATTAATAGTACGCAAACAAATCACCGATCAGCACTAAGAAGTAAAACTATAGTTATCAACATtcagaattttgaattttatacTACTGACACATTCTACTCCATAAATCACCAGCAACGTGCAGCGAACAGCGGCATCACCTGCAGAAAAGATCAGTTCCTCTAGAAGCTCAAAGAGCCCTAAGAAATGACAAGATCAGCATTTAGTCAGGTATATTACTTTACACTAGCAAACTACACAATAACATACACAAGATTTCCTTCTTAATTTCTTGACTGATACCATAAATGCTTTATTTCAGCTTTCCCGGCCTTACCACCGGACACTACCTAGCAACCAAAACTCGACGAAGCAGTGGCAGCGCCAGAACTTTGATCTTGCCAATCAAAATTAGAAAATAGAGTATTTATATATAAACTAATGTTTGTCAAACCATCAGTATGGTAGTCGTATATCGTATATCTAACTATTTGCATAGCTGAACACATTGCATACACTAGCTGTAATGAGACATAATAATTTTATGTGTACATACTACATGCGCCTACTATTTAACTTAGATACGCACATTTCCATTACACAATTAAAATTAAGTTATAGACACACAACTATAGCGCGCCAAGGGGACGCTCGGACGCCGTCGCGTCACCCGCGGCTGCGGCACGGATCTGGGGGCGGGGTGGTGAAGAAGCCCCGACTCCGGATGGCGGCGGGGCAGTAGAGTGCGAATGGGTGATGCGAGGGCAACGTGGCTCGCGGGGCTCAGGCGCAGCCGCACAGGACGCGGCTGGGGACGGCGGGCGAAGCAAAGGTACCGTATCAGCCTGACGGACGCTGGCTGCGCTTTCGTCGGGCACcacgtgccgccgccgcagcagcaggagaCGGTGACCGCCAGTTTTCCTCCTTGTCTCCATCTATGGTAAGAACATTTACCTTCCATGTTTACCAGGACAATGGACGACCCAATATGCTCACAAATCAGCATACTGTATTCGATTTCTAACATTTGTCAGGAGCAGATCAGCATTTCAGGACCAACACCTGTAACAGCAAAGTCATCGAACTGAGACACTAGTATCTGTCTTAAAGGAAACTTAAATTACTGGTACAAGTCTGTGCTGGTAACAGACTACTAGATATCACCAAAGGAGAAAATGCAACTTCAAACTAGTTTGAGCCTTTGAGGAACACACCCTTTTCACAACTGTGAGAGCGAACAGCAGCTATTCAGATAAGAACGCACGCCTACCTGGCTTCATCCATGGCGGTACTAGTTTCGCCACTGGTTCCATGATTATCACTGACTTCTAATACATATCACATATTCATCTGACAAACCAAAAATACTCTGTACAGGTTACTTATTTTAGTGTAAAAGCCGGAAATATTGTCTAAGAAATATATTATACACAACTTATTATCAGCTTGATCAGCTGATATGGAGTTGGTCTATTGCTTCTATCTCTGTCCAAGCAGGAAATACACATATAGTCCATTCGGCCATTCAATCATCAGCTTCCAGGAGGGTCTTTGCTATATATTCCATGGTTGGTCTCTTGCTTCTGTCTTCCTCCAAGCAGGACACTGCCAATTTGATTAGTGTTCTTGCTTGCACGTAGTTGACTGGCTGGTCCAATTTCGAATCCACAAACTCATCAATCCACGATTCTTCTTCCCCTTCCAGTTTTTCAGAAAGCATCCTGACAAGCTTCCTAAGCATATTATGAACCTCCTCTGAACCTTCAACCAACTCTGAAACTCTGGTACCTGATAAAAGCTCAAGGAGCACAACTCCGTAGCTGTATACATCAACTTTTGCTGTGATGGGGAGACCAGATACCCATTCAGGAGCAATGTAACCTAATGTTCCTCTAACATGGGAAACGTTCTGGTTTGACTCACCTCTGTTTAGTAATTTTGCCAACCCAAAGTCAGTGATCTTAGGCTCCAAATTTTCATCTAACAGTATGTTCTCAGGTTTCACATCACAATGGATGACCCACTCTAAGCACTCATGGTGAAGATAGGCTAACCCTTTTGCAACGCCTAACGCGATATTAAACCGTCCCTTCCAATCCAAAAAGATGTTGTTTTTGTCATTGAACAAAATGTTAGCCAGTGATCCATTCTCAACATATTCAGAAACCAACAACCTATGAGATCCTTCTGAACAAAAGCCCCATATCCTCACAAGATTCATGTGATTGATCCTCCCAATTACACTTAGCTCAGCTTGAAACTCTTCCTTGCCTTGCTTTACATTTTCCAGCTTCTTCACAGCCACTTGCCTATCATCTTCAAGGGCACCTTTGTATACAGTCCCTGAGCCTCCCTTTCCTAGCTCAACTTTAAACTTTCGAGTTGCCTTGACAAGTTCTCGGTAACTATACCTTCGAAAATTACTAGTCATTACTTTGTAACCTTCCTCAGCTGCCCATAGTTCTGATGGCCTAAGCTCTCTTCTCAAAACAAAGAACCATGCAAACGAAATAAAGGAAACTTCAACAACAAAAAATGCAGCTATGAACCCATAGAAGTAAAACCACTTTGATTCTCCTCCACCAGTCTTGTGCACATCTGGAAATGGTTCTCTGATGCTTTTGTTCATCTGATCACAGTCCAGATGGCGTAGCACAGAATCAAACACAGTGGAATGTGGAATAACATCTGAAACACTCACACTTATTGGAAGCTTGAGATATATAGTCCTTACATCCTTTGTTGGGTAAGTTCTTCCACTGAAAAGATAAGCTTTTGGATAGCACGATCCTGTACCTTCCTTATATTGAAAGCCTTTACAGGTGCAGTCACTGATGCAAATATTCCTACAAGTATGAAAAGAAACTGACAGACGATGTTTCTGATCTGACCCCCAAAAATCCGTGTTTGGGAGTTTTACAAACTTCACAGATTTTTTGTCATAATGATCACATGTTATGTTAACGCTAGCCATACAACCTTCAGTCCAGTTACCTGGGTTTCTCATCACATAACCTGGTGGGCATGAACATGTAGGTTTAGGTGAGTAATGGCAGATTCCACTAGGACCACACAAACCATGAATATTGCAAGGTCGGGACATTGCTACCATTGAAACTGACCATGACCCATCTGAATCATTCAGGCTATACAGACGGAGATTACCATCGGGATCAAGAGTTAACCTTCTCTTGATGCTTGGCCCTTCATCAGAGGCTACAAGTGGTTGGCCATCTGCAAAATCGCTCGATGCAAGCATCCCACTCTCACTGAGGATTCCCAACCTTGTATTATTATACTGGTTTCGGCCAACCTCGTAGAGACTTTGATCAGGGTCTGGCCAGTATATATCCGAAACTTCAGGCACATGATATATAAGTGAAAGTGCTGATTGGTCACTGAATCGGAAGATATAGTTACCAGGACTATGCGATTGAGTTGTAGGGACTAGCTTTGTGGTATCAGTGATGTGTTGTGTTGGTAGGAAAGTGTCTGTTGGTGAATCAAAACTTTGCCAGACAATGTTACCTCTTGAGTCCTTGATGATGAGATTCCCAGTGTTCAAAAGATGAGCATGTTGAACATTTGTGAAGTTGCCATCAGCTTGCCACATGACTGTTCCATCATAATCTGTAAGGACCATGTTGCCATCCTTCTGCAAGGTTATAGCCGACCTCCTGGCATGTACAGGGCGGTCAGGGTTTGCGCTCCAGACAATGGTCCTGCTGGCTGCCTTTGAGTACCATATTGAAAATGTGAAGGCGTTGGTATAGACTTCATAGAAGCCAGAGGAGAAAGTGCCATCTGATGATTGCAAGATGTTGGTTTGGTAGGATTCAACCCTGAGAGATGAACCCGGTGATAGAGTGTCACGGGATGCAGCTTTTGGGAACAGAGCAAAGAAAGAGAGGATGGAAGCAGTAGCAAGGAGAGTTGCAAGAGGAGGAGCCATTGTTGCAGAGTTGGCTTTTGGACGATGAATGCACAGCTACTTTATATCTCGAGCGATACCTAATTTTTGTCTCAATCCTGAAAGCAAAAGACTATTCCTGGTCAAATTCAGAGTGCTATAGGGTCCAAATTGTTTCAGTTTTCCTTCTGCACACTGATGGTGACAATACAGCAATCTCTAACAGCTAGTACTAGACTGCTAGTCAACCTTTGCTGCTATCAGAGCTCAAGAAAAGTCCATGTGGAGAGTGACGCTTCTTTAATAGTTCAATCAAAACAAGGTACCAGGATTAAAGCTAGATACTAAGGTGGGTCCCCCTATTACTTTACAGCTAGGACATGGCGCTTCACGATGGCTGCTCTGCACTTGAACATTCAGATGAACTGACCGTGGTTGGCGTCGTTTACGAGTGACAAACTGAGGATAAGGTCAGCACGATGGCTTTCATGCAGTGATGTCGACATTTTTGGTGTGTAACTAACCAGAGAGAACAAATTGCAGGATGCAGTTATGGAGACAGTTGAATAATAATGCTGTGGATTTTGAAAGAGTGACCAAGTCTTGATACAACACTGGATTTTTCTGTGTCTATCACACGTATAGAAGGCAGGAGACATACTTGATGTTGACATGGGTATTCGTTGATGTTTCAGCAAACGGTCCAGTGGGTTCCTGGATTGCCAGCATCTATGAATCTATGGAAGCAGGACGTCAGTGTCCCATCAATTTTGTGctaattttattttgttctgGAAGAACTGCAGTAGCCAATGGAACTTGAAGTAGTGAAAAGTCCGTGttattctttctttttcttaagAAGAACATCGATTCAGAGTATTTCTCTTTGTAAGCTACTGGTTCAGATCTGCCAGATGGAATAGCTGTTGATGAAGACCAATTCTAAAGTTTTTGTATACGTACTACTCCATCGACATGTATGGTAGCATTTCAGAGTACTTATTGACCAATTGCGTCAGATATTCCGAAACCTATTTTCTTTTAAAGAATGTTTAGTGGGGTGACGCATCGACATGCCTGGTAGCATTTCCGCACCACATGACAGTATACTCTTGATGGTAGAGATAACTTTGTTCGTTTGGCTGGTAGTTGATGCTGATTTGTTacgagagaaaaatactgttggcttgTTGATGGCTGTctgactggtgctgatttggtatgagagaaaaatactgttggttgacaagccaagcgaacagaGTCGTCATCGTTATTATGAATGTGCACAA containing:
- the LOC120663894 gene encoding putative receptor protein kinase ZmPK1, with the translated sequence MAPPLATLLATASILSFFALFPKAASRDTLSPGSSLRVESYQTNILQSSDGTFSSGFYEVYTNAFTFSIWYSKAASRTIVWSANPDRPVHARRSAITLQKDGNMVLTDYDGTVMWQADGNFTNVQHAHLLNTGNLIIKDSRGNIVWQSFDSPTDTFLPTQHITDTTKLVPTTQSHSPGNYIFRFSDQSALSLIYHVPEVSDIYWPDPDQSLYEVGRNQYNNTRLGILSESGMLASSDFADGQPLVASDEGPSIKRRLTLDPDGNLRLYSLNDSDGSWSVSMVAMSRPCNIHGLCGPSGICHYSPKPTCSCPPGYVMRNPGNWTEGCMASVNITCDHYDKKSVKFVKLPNTDFWGSDQKHRLSVSFHTCRNICISDCTCKGFQYKEGTGSCYPKAYLFSGRTYPTKDVRTIYLKLPISVSVSDVIPHSTVFDSVLRHLDCDQMNKSIREPFPDVHKTGGGESKWFYFYGFIAAFFVVEVSFISFAWFFVLRRELRPSELWAAEEGYKVMTSNFRRYSYRELVKATRKFKVELGKGGSGTVYKGALEDDRQVAVKKLENVKQGKEEFQAELSVIGRINHMNLVRIWGFCSEGSHRLLVSEYVENGSLANILFNDKNNIFLDWKGRFNIALGVAKGLAYLHHECLEWVIHCDVKPENILLDENLEPKITDFGLAKLLNRGESNQNVSHVRGTLGYIAPEWVSGLPITAKVDVYSYGVVLLELLSGTRVSELVEGSEEVHNMLRKLVRMLSEKLEGEEESWIDEFVDSKLDQPVNYVQARTLIKLAVSCLEEDRSKRPTMEYIAKTLLEADD
- the LOC120663892 gene encoding uncharacterized protein LOC120663892, which produces MAIWGSKATQFNLPEDPNMEDRPAIVLFTGCLVKYYQENFYVSGYSACHLYINPDIPEAASLLNRTHGQSYKIKRSGIPIAEQSLPEPPPVPDFLTLQEMEAIDPYVFPATGCRCTVTIVRLVETQNWWYPACNLCKKSCLPEGSSYRCPKCNILDMYTYKYKLPFFASDGTEESEMIAFAAVAQSIVGKLVETLMRSIRNRDNIPPDIAAIVSSKFTFSVAMAESSFSKPKKSYQINSILHNYGKQRALPFHGPNQAQLSNEHNQLSAQPSASTSPSYIPPGSSQNPLHETPTKILPLDQILLQTPPKNIEIPKNSKGDDSIIDPTPSIEAKSAKKRLHISERDEEKQRAANSGITCRKDQFL